From Spirochaetota bacterium:
GCGCACACGCAGGCCCCCACCGCGGGAAGCGTAATCCTCGCGGGATTGCTCCTGAAAACGGGCGCCTACGGCCTGCTGCGATTCGTGCTCCCGCTTTTTCCCACCGCTGCCGTCGAGCTCGCGCCGTACGCGATGATCGTGGGCGCGGCCGGGATACTCTACGGGGCGAAGCTCGCCTTCGCCCAGACCGACCTGAAACGCTTGGTCGCTTACACCAGCGTAAACCACATGGGCTTCATCCTGGTCGGGATATTTTCCCTGAACGAGGCGGGCCTCCAGGGCTCCGTCATGCAGATACTCTGCCACGCGCTGAGCACCGGGGCGCTCTTCATCCTGGCCGGGGCGCTCAAGGAGCGCCTGCACACGCGCGAGCTCGACAAAATGGGAGGCCTCTGGGCCGCGGCCCCGCGCATGGGCGTCGCGGGCATGATCTTCGCGCTCGCGTCGCTGGGCATGCCCGGTATGGGGAACTTCATCGCGGAATTTCTCATCCTCGCCGGGGCCTGGGCCGTGTCGCCCTGGGTCGCCGCGGCAGCGGCGCTCGGGCTTGTGCTCTCGGCCGCGTACAGCTTGCGGGTCGTGCAGAGGGTGTTCCACGGACCGCTCGCCGTCGCGGGTCCTGTCCGCGACTTCGGCGTGCGGGAATCGGGGATAATGGCGGCGCTCTTCGCCGCGATCATGGCCCTGGGGCTCTATCCCGGTCCCGTGCTCGATGTCACGAAGGGGTACGTGATGGGTCTTATCGCCGGGAAAACCCGCGCCGTGGAGACCCTGAACCAGAGCGCACACGATATGAACACGGCACCCGAAACGCGGGAAGGGAAGGGAGGAACCGAACGGTGAGCGCACAGGAACTCCATATACTCGCCCCGCATATCATCGTTGCCGCGGCATCGGTGCTGTGCCTGCTCGCGGTCTCGTTCTTTCGCAGACACGCGCTCGCGGCTCTCATCGCCGCGGCCGCGCTCGCGGGGGCGCTGGGCGCGCTCTGGCAGACGGCGGGCGGCGCGCCCGTCACCGTCGCGTCGCTCCTCGCGGTCGACCGTTATGCGCAATTCTTCTCCGCGCTCGTCTACGGCGCCTCGTTCGCGGTGGTCGTCTTCTCGTACGGCTACTTCAGGGGACGCGAGGGCCAGGTGGAGGAGTTCTACGTGCTGGTCCTCCTCGCCGCGCTGGGGGCCGCGGTGCTCACGATGGCCTGCCATTTCGCGAGCCTCTTCCTGGGGCTCGAGATCCTCTCGGTCTCCCTGTACGCGCTCATCGCCTATCTCTGGCAGAGGGAGCGCTCGGTGGAGGCGGGCCTCAAGTACCTGATACTCGCCGCCGCGTCGTCGGCGTTTTTGCTCTTCGGGATGGCGCTCCTCTACGCGGCGACGGGGAGCATGGAATTCACGGCGCAGGCGCGCGCGCTGGGCGGAAGCGCATCGGCCCCCGTCCTCGCCCTTGCCGCCGTGGCCCTGATGACCGCGGGCGCGGGCTTCAAGCTCGCGGTCGCCCCCTTCCACATGTGGACGCCCGACGTGTATGAGGGCGCGCCCGCACCGGCTGTGGCGTTCGTCGCCACCGTGTCGAAGGGCGCCATGTTCGCGCTCCTGTACCGATTCTTCTTCCTGCTGGACGGGAAGTCCTACCCCGCCGTGTACGCCGCGCTCTGGGCGATGGCCGCGGCCTCCATGTTCACGGGAAACCTCATGGCCCTGGGACAGCGCAACGTGAAGCGCGTGCTCGCCTGTTCCTCCATCGCGCACCTGGGCTACCTCCTCGCGGGCTTCACCGCGGGCGGGGACATGGCCGCCGAGGCGTCCATCTTCTACATCGCGACCTACATGATCGCCACCCTGGGCGCGTTCGGGATCGTCACCGTCCTTTCGGATAAGGAGCGGGACGCCGATTCGTTCGACGACTATCAGGGGCTCTTCTGGAGGAGACCGCTCATCGCGGCCGCGTTCACGCTCATGCTCCTCTCCCTAGCGGGGATTCCCCTGACCGCCGGGTTCCTGGGCAAGTTCTACGTCGTGGCCGCCGGCGCGGGCGCGGGTTCGTGGACGATCGTCGCGCTCGTCGCGGTGAACAGCGTGATCGGGCTTTACTATTATCTGAAAATAATCGTCGCCATGTTCGCGCGTCCGGATGAGCTGCGGCGTGAAAAGACGAATGCCCCGTCGTACACGTTCGCCGCGGGCGCGGCGCTTCTCGCGCTGGCTTTTCTCACACTGGGTCTCGGGGTGATTCCGGGGGGCTTAATGTGGGTGATTCGCGCGCTGGAGATCGCGCGGTAAGAGCCGCATCGATCAACGCGCCGGCTCGGACCGGGTGCCTTTAGGCGCGCTTTGCATGCAGCGCGTCGTAAACGGATTGCAGCAGATCATTAAGGTTGTAGGGTTTCGGGAGAAAGGGTATATTTTTTTCGACGATCTTGTTCCAATTCGAGTGCTTGTCGGTATAACCGCTGCTCACAAGAAAACACATGGCGCCACCTGATTTCATGATCTCCTCGATGAGGTCGATGCCGCTCCTGTCGGGAAGCGTCATATCGGTAAAGACGCACTCAACCCGGTAATCGACGCGTTCAAGGATTTTCACCGCGTCGGCGTACCGGGATGCCTCCATGACCGAGTACCCGTGTTTCGACAGCGCCGTCACGGCGAACTTCCGGACCTCATCCTGGTCCTCCACGACGAGAATCCTCTCGCCCTTTCCCCTGAGCTGGTCAATGGAGGTTTTCTTTTTTTCCACAAAGGCGGCGCTTTCATGAAAGGCGGGAAAACAGAGGCAAAAGACCGTTCCCTTCCCGACCTCGCTTTGCACCGTAATCCAGCCGCCGTTCTGCTCGACTATGCCGGCAATGACGGAAAGGCCAAGTCCGGTCCCATGGCTCGATTCCTTTGTGGTGAAAAACGGCTCGAATATGAGCCCCAGGTGATCGGCGCTAATTCCTACGCCGGTATCTTCAATTGAAATACACACGAACTCGCTCGAGCGAATAGGATCGGCGCTCACGGCCTTTTCAGGAAAAAGGCGGTTTTCCGTCCTTATGACGAGCCTTCCCCCATGCGGCATGGAGTCCCGGGCGTTGATAGCCAGGTTCATCAGCACCTGCTCGATCTGAACGGGGTCTATTTTCATCAGGTGCAGCCGTTCGTCCGGAATCGTGATGAGCTCTATGTCCTCCCCGATAGTATGGGTGAGGAGCTTCTTCATATCTTCCACTTCATGGTTGATATTGACCGCTATGGGGCGTACCATCTGTTTCTTGCTGAAGCTCAGTATTTGCTTGGTGAGCGCGGACGAGCTTCGGGCGGCCTTAATTATCTCTAGCACGTTTTCAGAGAACGGACTGCCGGGGCCCAATTGTCTCAGGAGCAGCTCGCTGTAGCCGCTTATAGCGGTAAGGTAATTGTTGAAATCATGCGCTATTCCCCCCGCGAGCCGTCCCACCGCCTCCATTTTCTGCGAATGGATTAGTTGCGCCTCGAGCCTTTTCCGCTCGCGAAGGTCGGTGGCGATAAGCGCGTATAAGACGGTTGTTTTTTCGGAGTCCCCGATCGCAAATATGCTTAATAGGGCGGGAAGCTCGGCGTTCCCGTTCAGGAGAAGGGGCAGTTCGCCGGTCCAATAATCATGCGCCTTGACATGGCTCATGATCCGGTTCAGGAACATATCGCGGTATTCTTCGGGATACAGGTCGATTATGCCGGTTCCGGCCATGTCTACATCTTTTTCCCCGTGAATGAGCCTTTTCATGGCTTCATTGAAATAGGTTACTGTCCCGTTGTCGTCGGCGATCACAAAACCCTGGGTCGACGCGTCGGCCAACTCCTTGAAAATTTTAATTTCCTTGTTCGAAAGCATGAGCGCGTTGGAGGTGTCCGTCAACTCTTCGTTCATCGCCTCCATTTCCTCATACATGGACTGAAGCTCGATGACCTTGTTTTCGAGACTGGAGCCGAGCGTTTTGTTTTTTTCGAGTTCCTCCTGCGTCTTCTGCAGGGCGTTGTCGGTTATAAGGGAAATGAAGTAGGAAAGGGCATATACGATGATGAGCGATATCGTAATATTAATGGTCGAGCCCGTTATATAGCTCATTTTGTCGGTGACGAAGAAGCGCTCGACCAGGAAGATGAACGATATGTTCATGAGTATGATAAAGCCCGATACGAGCGTCATGAGCGTCCTGGTTCCGAAAAAAGAACTGAAGGCGATGGCCGCAAACATGAAATAAATATTGTTGTTCGATCCGAATTCGGCGAGGCTGTCGAGCTTGATCAAGCAGCCGGCGACGACCCGCACGCTTACCGCCGCAAGCGTGCACGCCACGGCGAAATTATAGCGGCCCTTAACAAGAAGCCAAACGGCGAACAGCAGGCTTGCCAGGAGGAAAATGTTAACCGATGAAATTACCACCGGATGGGTTGATGCGGAGGTGGTGAGATTGATGATATTGACGAGGACCAGGAGGGTGCTGATTATGATATTCACCCAGAAAAGTACGAAAGCCTTCTGTTGGATGATATAGGTCTCGTCTTTGTGCTTCGAATATATGAAGCTCTTTATGCCGGACTCTGCCATGCCTGATGCTCAACTCAATGCGCGCGTGATTTCGATGGTTAACAATTAGGTAAAAATGTTGCTCAAAGTGAGCGTAGGCGCGCGTCCCGGGCGTGTCAATACAATAAAAAAATTCCCACCAAAATTATGATGGGAATTTCCATGCCGCGCCGCAGTGTTCCGATACCATCATGCGCGATCGCACGCGTTCAACCGAACACGCTCGCGTTCTTCATGACAAAACTGAATAAACCCTTCGAGAGGCCGGTTTGGAGAATTTCATCCCCTCTCCCATAATCAATCATTGAGAAACACCTTTCATTATATACCTGTTTTCTGTGCTTTGGTACGGTGTGCACGGTATCGGGGTAGAGCAGGGAGCCATCCGCCTGCACGCGGAATCCTTTTATAATGAATGTATCGGGAATATGCGGCTCTTCGTGAAAATCCCATTCCTTCAAATAGGTCCTCATGAATACCTCTTTCAGTTTATGATGAAGCCTTGAGGGTTTCGTGTCGACGCTGCTGTTGGGATAAATATTATCGAAGCTTTCATTGACAACCCCGAAAATTTTTGGGGTATGCGTAAGGCTTGTTACATACAATCTTCTGAACGGGTTGTTTTTCATGAACGCAAATATCAGGCCCAGGACATAGATCAGTTTCATCAGTCCTTTGTCCTCGCTGTTGGAATAGACCGCCCCGAGGTGGATCACGTTTGATTTCAAATACTTTCCTAGATAGCTCATGACGCAGCAGGTTACGTCCTTTGACGAGGTTTTATCGTGACAGATAACGATAAGCTTGTTTTGCAGGTACTTGGTATTATTAAAAAAACTGAAATTGGGTCTGCGTCCGATTCTTTTTTCGGCAATAGCGCTTACCCTCTCCTGCAATACTTTAAGATCTTCTTCCTTCATCCATTCGCCGGGCTTATCGTATATCTCGAGTCTGAAACGTTTGAACGAAAATCTAAGCTTTTTCATGGCATCTCCTCCTTAATAAAGAAGCATACGAGAAAAACCCGCCTTCCCATTGTCAAATGGAATATCAGCGATAAAACAAAATTAGTCACTGTGAAATGTGCAGGCAGGGAGAGTAGTACCTGGCCGGTTTCCGGCGGCTGCATGGCGCCGGTTCGCTTTCTTGAGATCGGAAGGTTGCAGGAATGGAAAAGCTTTATGGATGCAATTGGTACGCCGCGAGCCCCAGGCCTTCCAGGTTGCCGATGATTCGCCTGTCGAATGAAAGGACGGCGATATCCGGATAGAGCATAACCAGTTCCAGCGCCGAGGCCAGGTGAATCGCGTCCAGGCTCCGTACGGGCTCGACCGGAAACGCGCCCGATGCCCGGGCGAGGACGTCTGCGGTAATGGGAAGAAATGACCATGAAGCCGAGACCGCCTGGAAGAGCCCGCGTACTTTCTGTCGCTCGGCCGCTTTGATTATCCCACTGTTTTCCGCCCTCAGCAATGAGCGCTCGACCTCCAGCCGGGTAAGCACCGATGTGCAAAGGATTTCCGTGTCATTGATGCAGTGAATAACGCGCGGGGCGGCCTGCTCGCCCAGGAGCCATGAAAGGACGGCCGAGGTCTCGACGTAAAGGCACTTCATTCGCCGCGGTCCAGGTCGATCAGGCGCGCCGAGGTCCCTTCCTTTGAATGAAGGGGAGATGCCGTGCAGGATGTTTTTTCGGATTTTGGAGGAATTAGTTTCCCCTCCCGGATCCATTCAGCCTGCAGTGAGGGTTCCGCGAGCCCGCGGATGTTGAGCACGGGCTCATGAAGCTCCGCGATGACGCGGTCCCGGTCGGTGATCAAAACCACGGTCCCGGAATGCGCTTCTTTCA
This genomic window contains:
- a CDS encoding PIN domain-containing protein — encoded protein: MDPGGETNSSKIRKNILHGISPSFKGRDLGAPDRPGPRRMKCLYVETSAVLSWLLGEQAAPRVIHCINDTEILCTSVLTRLEVERSLLRAENSGIIKAAERQKVRGLFQAVSASWSFLPITADVLARASGAFPVEPVRSLDAIHLASALELVMLYPDIAVLSFDRRIIGNLEGLGLAAYQLHP
- a CDS encoding NADH-quinone oxidoreductase subunit N, whose protein sequence is MSAQELHILAPHIIVAAASVLCLLAVSFFRRHALAALIAAAALAGALGALWQTAGGAPVTVASLLAVDRYAQFFSALVYGASFAVVVFSYGYFRGREGQVEEFYVLVLLAALGAAVLTMACHFASLFLGLEILSVSLYALIAYLWQRERSVEAGLKYLILAAASSAFLLFGMALLYAATGSMEFTAQARALGGSASAPVLALAAVALMTAGAGFKLAVAPFHMWTPDVYEGAPAPAVAFVATVSKGAMFALLYRFFFLLDGKSYPAVYAALWAMAAASMFTGNLMALGQRNVKRVLACSSIAHLGYLLAGFTAGGDMAAEASIFYIATYMIATLGAFGIVTVLSDKERDADSFDDYQGLFWRRPLIAAAFTLMLLSLAGIPLTAGFLGKFYVVAAGAGAGSWTIVALVAVNSVIGLYYYLKIIVAMFARPDELRREKTNAPSYTFAAGAALLALAFLTLGLGVIPGGLMWVIRALEIAR
- a CDS encoding NADH-quinone oxidoreductase subunit M; the encoded protein is MMLPALILVLFGGGALAFAAGRAGAAFSRWVAVFAIAADMALLALAWTGALPAGGPVHAMWLAEYSVPWIARFGISLHLAADGLAFLMVALTLFTGLAAIAASWTEITERAGFFHFNIMVTLAGITGVFLSADLFLFYFFWEVMLVPMYLLIGIWGHENRNYATLKFFLFTQGGGLLMFLAILGLYFIHGNATGEWTFDYNALLGTVLEPGTARLLALGFMAAFLVKLPAIPLHTWLPDAHTQAPTAGSVILAGLLLKTGAYGLLRFVLPLFPTAAVELAPYAMIVGAAGILYGAKLAFAQTDLKRLVAYTSVNHMGFILVGIFSLNEAGLQGSVMQILCHALSTGALFILAGALKERLHTRELDKMGGLWAAAPRMGVAGMIFALASLGMPGMGNFIAEFLILAGAWAVSPWVAAAAALGLVLSAAYSLRVVQRVFHGPLAVAGPVRDFGVRESGIMAALFAAIMALGLYPGPVLDVTKGYVMGLIAGKTRAVETLNQSAHDMNTAPETREGKGGTER
- a CDS encoding response regulator codes for the protein MAESGIKSFIYSKHKDETYIIQQKAFVLFWVNIIISTLLVLVNIINLTTSASTHPVVISSVNIFLLASLLFAVWLLVKGRYNFAVACTLAAVSVRVVAGCLIKLDSLAEFGSNNNIYFMFAAIAFSSFFGTRTLMTLVSGFIILMNISFIFLVERFFVTDKMSYITGSTINITISLIIVYALSYFISLITDNALQKTQEELEKNKTLGSSLENKVIELQSMYEEMEAMNEELTDTSNALMLSNKEIKIFKELADASTQGFVIADDNGTVTYFNEAMKRLIHGEKDVDMAGTGIIDLYPEEYRDMFLNRIMSHVKAHDYWTGELPLLLNGNAELPALLSIFAIGDSEKTTVLYALIATDLRERKRLEAQLIHSQKMEAVGRLAGGIAHDFNNYLTAISGYSELLLRQLGPGSPFSENVLEIIKAARSSSALTKQILSFSKKQMVRPIAVNINHEVEDMKKLLTHTIGEDIELITIPDERLHLMKIDPVQIEQVLMNLAINARDSMPHGGRLVIRTENRLFPEKAVSADPIRSSEFVCISIEDTGVGISADHLGLIFEPFFTTKESSHGTGLGLSVIAGIVEQNGGWITVQSEVGKGTVFCLCFPAFHESAAFVEKKKTSIDQLRGKGERILVVEDQDEVRKFAVTALSKHGYSVMEASRYADAVKILERVDYRVECVFTDMTLPDRSGIDLIEEIMKSGGAMCFLVSSGYTDKHSNWNKIVEKNIPFLPKPYNLNDLLQSVYDALHAKRA